In Ruminiclostridium papyrosolvens DSM 2782, the following proteins share a genomic window:
- the polA gene encoding DNA polymerase I yields the protein MNSEDKILVVDGNSILNRAFYGLSRAAMLTTSEGLYTNAVFGFINILSKYLQDENPKYVCVAFDLKAPTFRHKEYDQYKAQRKGMPNELAVQVPIIKQVLDAMNIARVEVEGFEADDILGTVSSYAEKQGLKTILLTGDRDSLQLASGHTRIKLPVTRGNKTETDEYDYEKVVEKYGVTPGQLIDVKGLMGDTSDNIPGVPGVGEKTALNLIQKFNSLEELYENIDKVEKKGVREKLENNKELAFMSKRLATIYRKVPGVEDLSSFARTEADKEALYGIFKRLEFKTLIEKFGLENTPFVEATEALKIEHLDVDSISDLQSYISAIKLSGKVAVYYHVDPTGSYMDDLCIFACNEEYAPANIVFSEKLTCQEALNELREIFESKDIEKYGHDLKNLYKYLKSHGIELENVIFDTFIAAYILEPTRSTYTISELYEDKLKQSITPVEILYDKHGKRLQQEQDISSSEVCAAAVNAIYVLIQKLRPIIRDNGQDELYYEIELPLVEVLADMELRGFKVDVEGLQAYSKEMDSRLVILENEIYMQAGETFNINSPKQLGVILFEKLGLPVGKKTKTGYSTNAEVLEQLSYKHEIVERILEYRQLMKLKSTYADGLLSVLEQDGKIHSNFNQTVTATGRISSTEPNLQNIPVKLEMGRKIRKVFIPTNQDYVLLDADYSQIELRVLAHITDDSNMIEAFLKNEDIHTTTASKVFGIPPEEVSSLMRSRAKAVNFGIVYGIGDFSLSKDIGVTKKEARQYIDDYLDKYSKVKEYMSDTVEKGKEFGFVTTLYNRRRYLPELKSSNFNMRSFGERVAMNTPIQGSAADIIKISMVKVYNELKKRKLKSKLILQVHDELIVETEKSELEEVSKLLKDCMENAVQLKVPLTVDVKHGDSWYETK from the coding sequence ATGAATTCTGAAGACAAAATTTTAGTTGTAGACGGTAACAGTATACTTAACAGAGCTTTTTACGGACTAAGCAGAGCAGCTATGCTTACAACATCCGAGGGATTATATACAAATGCGGTTTTTGGTTTCATAAATATACTTTCAAAATATCTTCAGGATGAAAATCCAAAGTATGTTTGCGTAGCGTTTGATTTAAAAGCCCCTACCTTCAGACATAAGGAGTATGACCAATACAAGGCCCAAAGAAAGGGAATGCCAAATGAGTTGGCCGTTCAGGTTCCCATCATAAAACAGGTTTTGGATGCTATGAATATTGCAAGGGTTGAAGTTGAAGGCTTTGAAGCTGACGATATACTGGGAACAGTTTCTTCGTATGCTGAAAAGCAGGGATTGAAAACGATACTATTAACCGGAGACAGGGATTCATTACAGTTGGCATCCGGCCATACAAGAATAAAACTTCCTGTAACAAGAGGTAATAAAACCGAAACAGATGAGTACGATTATGAGAAGGTAGTAGAGAAATACGGTGTAACACCGGGGCAGCTTATAGATGTAAAGGGGCTTATGGGAGATACTTCGGATAACATTCCCGGAGTGCCAGGTGTCGGAGAAAAAACTGCACTTAATCTTATTCAGAAGTTTAACTCTTTAGAAGAATTGTATGAAAACATAGATAAAGTGGAGAAAAAGGGCGTTCGTGAAAAACTTGAGAATAACAAAGAACTTGCTTTTATGAGTAAAAGGCTGGCTACTATATATAGAAAAGTTCCCGGAGTGGAGGATCTAAGCAGTTTTGCAAGGACTGAAGCTGATAAGGAAGCTCTATATGGTATCTTCAAACGTCTGGAATTTAAGACTCTCATAGAAAAGTTCGGTCTGGAAAATACTCCTTTTGTAGAAGCAACTGAAGCTTTAAAAATTGAACATTTAGATGTTGATTCCATAAGTGATTTACAATCATATATAAGTGCAATCAAGCTTAGCGGCAAGGTAGCAGTGTATTATCACGTTGACCCTACAGGAAGTTATATGGATGATTTGTGTATTTTTGCCTGCAATGAGGAATATGCTCCCGCAAATATTGTTTTCTCTGAAAAATTAACTTGCCAAGAGGCTCTTAATGAACTGCGAGAAATTTTTGAGAGTAAGGATATTGAAAAATACGGACATGATTTGAAAAACTTATACAAGTATCTTAAATCTCATGGAATAGAGCTTGAAAATGTAATATTTGATACCTTCATAGCAGCATATATACTTGAACCTACCAGAAGTACCTACACGATTTCTGAGTTGTATGAAGATAAACTCAAACAAAGTATTACTCCTGTTGAGATTTTGTATGACAAGCACGGCAAAAGACTTCAACAGGAACAGGATATAAGTTCATCCGAGGTTTGTGCTGCTGCGGTAAATGCCATATATGTGCTGATACAGAAGCTGAGGCCTATTATCAGGGATAACGGCCAAGATGAGCTTTATTATGAAATAGAACTGCCTCTTGTAGAGGTACTGGCTGATATGGAGCTAAGGGGCTTCAAAGTTGACGTGGAAGGCTTGCAAGCATATTCAAAGGAAATGGATTCAAGACTTGTAATACTTGAAAATGAAATATACATGCAGGCAGGAGAGACCTTTAATATTAATTCTCCAAAACAGCTGGGTGTAATTCTTTTTGAAAAACTTGGACTGCCTGTGGGAAAGAAAACTAAGACAGGATATTCAACGAATGCAGAGGTGCTGGAACAACTTTCTTACAAGCATGAAATCGTTGAAAGAATCCTTGAATACAGACAGCTGATGAAACTCAAGTCAACATACGCCGATGGACTATTGTCTGTTCTGGAACAGGATGGTAAGATTCATTCAAACTTTAACCAGACAGTAACTGCAACCGGAAGAATCAGCAGTACAGAGCCTAATTTGCAAAATATACCTGTAAAGCTGGAAATGGGAAGAAAAATACGTAAGGTATTTATTCCCACCAATCAGGATTATGTACTTCTGGATGCCGACTATTCACAGATAGAACTGAGAGTACTTGCGCATATAACAGATGATTCCAACATGATAGAAGCCTTTTTAAAAAACGAGGACATCCATACTACTACTGCGTCAAAGGTATTTGGAATACCTCCTGAGGAGGTTTCATCCTTAATGAGGTCGAGGGCGAAAGCCGTTAATTTTGGTATAGTTTACGGTATAGGTGATTTCAGCCTGTCAAAGGATATCGGGGTAACCAAAAAGGAAGCTCGACAATATATAGATGACTATCTAGACAAGTACTCAAAGGTAAAGGAGTACATGAGTGATACTGTTGAAAAAGGCAAAGAATTTGGGTTTGTGACAACACTTTATAACAGAAGAAGATATCTTCCTGAGCTTAAATCCAGTAATTTTAATATGCGTTCCTTCGGAGAGCGTGTTGCTATGAATACGCCTATTCAGGGAAGTGCGGCAGACATAATAAAAATATCAATGGTAAAAGTTTATAATGAACTGAAAAAGAGAAAACTCAAGTCAAAACTTATTCTTCAGGTGCACGATGAATTGATTGTGGAAACGGAAAAATCTGAATTGGAAGAGGTTTCAAAATTGTTAAAGGATTGCATGGAAAATGCCGTACAATTAAAAGTGCCCTTAACAGTGGATGTAAAACATGGGGATAGTTGGTATGAGACAAAATAG
- a CDS encoding type 1 glutamine amidotransferase, which produces MYQLKICHLYPDLLNTYGDMGNILALKRRAQWRNIDVTVTNVTIGDSFDSEEYDIIFLGGGQDYEQEIIQNDVLLQKGAEIKNAVEGSKVFLCICGGYQLMGKYYKTWDGKELEYLGALDLWTIGGKERMIGNIVFESGLISDNGSPLKIVGFENHSGRTYLGDNVRPLGKVLSGNGNNGTDGFEGAVYKNVYCSYSHGSLLPKNPHLADHLISMALKQRYNEFEGLTLLEDEFENAARITMLQRLLK; this is translated from the coding sequence ATGTATCAATTAAAAATTTGTCATTTATACCCTGACCTTTTGAACACCTACGGAGACATGGGAAACATACTTGCTCTGAAAAGACGTGCTCAGTGGCGCAATATTGATGTAACAGTAACCAATGTCACAATCGGAGACAGCTTCGACTCGGAAGAATACGATATTATTTTCCTCGGAGGCGGTCAGGATTACGAGCAGGAGATTATCCAAAACGATGTACTGCTTCAAAAGGGAGCAGAAATAAAAAATGCAGTTGAAGGAAGTAAGGTATTCCTATGTATATGCGGCGGATATCAGCTCATGGGAAAATACTATAAGACCTGGGACGGAAAAGAGCTTGAATACTTGGGTGCACTTGATTTATGGACAATCGGCGGTAAGGAGAGAATGATAGGCAATATTGTATTTGAAAGCGGTTTGATTTCAGATAATGGCTCACCTCTCAAAATCGTTGGATTTGAGAATCATTCGGGACGCACATATCTCGGTGATAATGTTCGTCCTTTGGGTAAGGTTCTTTCAGGTAATGGTAATAATGGTACTGATGGGTTTGAAGGTGCTGTTTACAAAAATGTATACTGCTCCTATTCACATGGAAGCCTCCTGCCTAAAAACCCTCATCTGGCAGATCATCTTATATCTATGGCACTAAAGCAAAGGTATAATGAATTTGAGGGCCTTACTCTGTTAGAAGATGAGTTTGAGAACGCAGCAAGAATTACCATGCTGCAGAGGCTACTAAAATAG
- the ftsA gene encoding cell division protein FtsA: protein MSDIIVGIDIGTSKVSTVIGKINSMGEVEVLGKGTDPCTGVKKGIIIDIEAVSSSIRNSLKIAETQAEIKVVTAYVNISGLHVDIKNYKNFTIVASDNKEISRNDVQKLLYSAGTMDIPEGSEIIDVVPRQYLVDGYDGITDPVGMKGTKLEGDFDVVIGKIISVQNIVRSMEKAGLKVDGIIPEGFSAGECILAPDEKEMGVVLIDVGGGSTEISVFKNEMLVMNKCIPVGGDHITNDLSIALKITYSEAEKIKRQLQLASTALIKFDQDITVNDISESYKKNIKVSDIIEVIEARVYEMFSICCELIQDNCPGNYGAGVVLSGNGIAAMDGAVQIANELFNMPVRVATPKVRSLSGLQHCTAAGIISYIGKQEREASTTSSISKKTDLKPVKKDKEKSFIKKVLNALKEFFY, encoded by the coding sequence GTGTCTGATATCATTGTAGGAATTGACATAGGTACTTCCAAAGTAAGTACGGTAATCGGAAAGATTAACAGCATGGGTGAGGTAGAGGTCTTAGGTAAAGGAACTGATCCTTGTACAGGAGTTAAAAAAGGAATAATTATAGATATTGAAGCGGTTTCGTCATCTATCAGAAATTCGTTGAAAATCGCTGAAACTCAGGCAGAAATCAAGGTTGTTACTGCATACGTAAATATTTCGGGACTGCATGTGGATATAAAAAATTATAAGAATTTTACTATTGTTGCCAGCGATAATAAGGAAATTTCAAGGAACGACGTACAAAAACTTCTTTACTCAGCGGGTACTATGGATATACCCGAAGGCAGTGAGATTATAGATGTTGTTCCAAGACAGTACCTGGTAGACGGTTACGATGGTATCACAGATCCTGTAGGTATGAAGGGGACAAAACTTGAGGGAGATTTTGACGTAGTAATAGGAAAAATTATCTCGGTTCAAAATATTGTAAGAAGTATGGAAAAAGCAGGTTTGAAAGTTGATGGGATAATACCCGAAGGCTTTTCTGCGGGGGAATGCATTTTAGCTCCCGACGAAAAGGAGATGGGAGTAGTGCTTATTGATGTTGGAGGAGGTTCCACAGAGATAAGTGTTTTCAAAAATGAGATGTTGGTTATGAACAAGTGTATTCCTGTGGGTGGGGATCATATAACCAACGACTTGTCTATAGCTCTTAAAATTACTTATTCAGAAGCGGAAAAGATAAAAAGACAACTTCAACTGGCCTCCACGGCTCTTATTAAATTTGATCAGGATATAACCGTAAACGATATCAGCGAGAGTTATAAGAAGAATATTAAGGTTTCAGATATTATAGAGGTAATTGAAGCAAGAGTTTATGAGATGTTCAGCATATGCTGTGAGCTTATCCAAGATAACTGTCCGGGTAATTACGGTGCAGGAGTTGTGCTTTCCGGAAACGGAATAGCTGCAATGGATGGAGCGGTACAAATAGCAAATGAGCTATTCAATATGCCTGTACGGGTAGCAACACCAAAGGTAAGAAGTTTATCCGGCCTGCAGCATTGTACTGCAGCGGGTATAATCAGTTACATAGGAAAACAGGAAAGAGAAGCAAGTACAACAAGTTCTATCAGTAAAAAAACTGATTTAAAGCCTGTAAAAAAAGATAAAGAAAAATCCTTTATTAAAAAGGTATTAAATGCCTTAAAAGAATTTTTTTACTAG
- a CDS encoding lytic transglycosylase domain-containing protein: MISLRKKKKGGLKLLGVLITLVIIAAGGLFASRYVLEYLYPMEYTEYVEKYARQYKLDNYMVYAVIKAESSFNSKAVSPREAKGLMQIMDSTGEWAAKKAGIKEFENSMLLEPETNIKIGCWYLATLLKQFDNDTVLALAAYNAGSGNVSKWLKDPEKSHDGKSLNIIPFEETDNYVSRIQKYYKMYKKLYADDK; the protein is encoded by the coding sequence GTGATTTCTTTGAGGAAAAAGAAAAAAGGCGGTTTAAAATTATTAGGTGTGTTAATCACACTGGTTATAATAGCAGCAGGCGGACTATTTGCTTCACGGTATGTTTTGGAGTATTTATATCCTATGGAATATACCGAGTATGTTGAGAAGTACGCTAGGCAATATAAGCTGGATAACTATATGGTTTATGCAGTTATAAAAGCAGAAAGCAGTTTTAATTCTAAGGCTGTTTCTCCAAGAGAAGCCAAGGGGCTCATGCAGATAATGGATAGCACGGGGGAGTGGGCTGCCAAAAAGGCTGGTATCAAAGAGTTTGAAAATAGTATGCTACTTGAACCCGAAACCAATATAAAAATTGGCTGCTGGTACCTGGCAACTTTGTTAAAGCAGTTTGATAATGATACCGTATTGGCATTGGCTGCTTACAACGCAGGCAGCGGAAATGTTTCTAAGTGGCTGAAGGACCCTGAAAAAAGTCATGATGGAAAGAGCCTTAACATTATACCTTTTGAAGAAACAGATAATTATGTTTCAAGAATACAAAAATACTATAAAATGTATAAAAAGCTTTACGCTGATGACAAATAG
- a CDS encoding cell division protein FtsQ/DivIB gives MNNSQKKNLKTTKDKKKKKYRFKIRRLKKLFTLVVIVTAAVLFVRSSVFIVDNIKVTGNKKYQANEIILRSGLVTGQNVFKMLGEKPKNLLTLKFGDKEKAVSESMPYISSISIRPSLPKSIKIKVTERTPYCILDIKGTSLLIDKQGFALEVITNQNEKKKYIKIIGNSLDSFKLGQELKFKNKDTLSDLMIFCNALIKNDKDTKQKMYPRLTVVNMSDPGVITAVFENRVTVKFGDMDELDYKIGFLRNFFVNNINAKQKGTLDFTTGKYPFFAPAE, from the coding sequence ATGAATAACAGTCAAAAGAAAAATTTAAAAACTACAAAAGATAAAAAGAAAAAGAAATACAGATTTAAAATAAGAAGGCTCAAAAAGTTATTTACACTTGTTGTGATTGTGACGGCGGCTGTTTTATTCGTCCGTTCTTCAGTTTTTATAGTAGATAACATAAAGGTTACAGGCAATAAAAAATATCAGGCCAACGAAATAATTTTACGTTCAGGGCTTGTTACAGGCCAGAATGTGTTCAAAATGCTTGGAGAGAAACCAAAGAATCTGTTAACTCTGAAGTTTGGAGACAAGGAAAAAGCAGTTTCTGAATCTATGCCGTATATAAGCTCTATCAGTATAAGGCCATCTCTACCCAAATCCATAAAAATTAAGGTTACTGAGAGAACACCTTATTGCATACTGGATATTAAAGGGACAAGTCTGTTAATTGATAAACAGGGGTTTGCATTGGAAGTTATTACAAATCAAAATGAAAAAAAGAAATATATCAAAATAATAGGTAATTCGTTGGATAGCTTTAAGTTGGGACAAGAGTTAAAATTTAAGAATAAAGATACACTGAGTGACTTGATGATTTTTTGTAATGCCCTTATAAAAAATGATAAGGATACTAAACAAAAGATGTATCCAAGGCTGACTGTAGTTAATATGTCTGATCCCGGTGTTATAACAGCTGTGTTTGAAAACAGGGTTACAGTGAAGTTTGGTGACATGGATGAATTGGATTATAAAATAGGGTTCTTAAGGAATTTTTTTGTTAATAATATTAATGCCAAGCAAAAGGGTACACTGGATTTTACCACAGGCAAGTATCCGTTCTTTGCTCCGGCTGAATAA
- a CDS encoding small basic family protein: MIPILGLILGIIAGMFIPITIPSEYFTYVAVAILAALDSVFGGIVASINKKFEMRVFLSGFFGNALLAAGLAYIGDKLGIQIYFAAIFAFGNRLFLNFALIRRYLLNKTFKKDNIVKEDV, encoded by the coding sequence ATGATACCGATTTTAGGATTAATTCTGGGAATAATTGCAGGGATGTTTATTCCAATTACAATACCATCAGAGTATTTTACATATGTGGCGGTGGCTATACTAGCTGCATTAGACTCTGTTTTTGGAGGAATAGTTGCGTCAATAAACAAAAAATTTGAGATGAGAGTATTCCTGTCAGGCTTTTTTGGTAATGCGTTGCTTGCTGCCGGTCTTGCTTATATTGGGGACAAACTGGGAATACAAATATACTTTGCAGCTATTTTTGCCTTCGGTAACAGACTTTTCTTAAACTTTGCTTTAATTAGAAGATATCTATTGAATAAAACGTTTAAAAAAGATAATATAGTAAAAGAGGATGTTTAG
- the coaE gene encoding dephospho-CoA kinase (Dephospho-CoA kinase (CoaE) performs the final step in coenzyme A biosynthesis.) yields MRQNSESIILGVTGGIGSGKSTVSSILKELGAVVIDADVISREVVEPGKMALDELTQEFGKDILDDWGQLNRKELAARVFNDANKLRILNSIVHKYVVQKIQQNVEEQLLKQTKIIVIDAPIPIKNGFLDLCDEVWTVFAQMEIRVERIMKRNGMTYQEAVSRIKSQISDEEYLSIANKVINNDDDVTTLRQEVESQFKKLLR; encoded by the coding sequence ATGAGACAAAATAGCGAATCAATTATTTTAGGGGTAACAGGTGGAATAGGAAGCGGGAAAAGTACAGTAAGCAGTATTCTAAAAGAACTTGGCGCTGTTGTAATTGACGCAGATGTAATAAGCAGAGAAGTCGTAGAGCCGGGGAAAATGGCCTTAGATGAGTTGACACAAGAGTTCGGTAAGGATATACTTGATGATTGGGGACAGCTTAATCGCAAGGAACTGGCAGCTCGAGTGTTTAATGATGCAAACAAACTCAGGATTTTGAACAGTATTGTGCATAAATATGTTGTCCAAAAAATACAACAAAATGTGGAAGAACAGCTGCTAAAACAGACAAAGATTATTGTTATTGATGCACCCATTCCTATTAAAAACGGCTTTCTTGATTTATGTGACGAGGTTTGGACGGTTTTTGCGCAAATGGAGATAAGGGTTGAAAGAATAATGAAAAGAAACGGTATGACCTATCAGGAAGCCGTTTCAAGAATCAAATCCCAGATTTCCGATGAGGAATATTTAAGTATCGCAAATAAAGTTATCAATAATGATGATGATGTGACGACCCTTAGACAAGAAGTGGAAAGTCAGTTTAAAAAGCTGTTAAGGTGA
- the aroF gene encoding 3-deoxy-7-phosphoheptulonate synthase has translation MIIVMKQSATVKDIENVENRLLDLGFKTHPIHGDIKTVIGAIGDKRLLNVHAISQMQGVETLVPIMKPYKLASNELQHTPTVIDIGGVKIGGEEIVVMAGPCAIENEKDFVDTAISVKNSGAKILRGGAFKPRSSPYAFQGLEEDGLKIMVAGREATGLKMVTEVVDTRDVELVNKYTDIFQIGARNMQNFRLLSEVGMTRKPVLLKRGLSATIEEWLMAAEYIIAEGNHEVILCERGIRTFETITRNTLDLSAIPAIKDVSHLPVVVDPSHATGNWKYVPALAKGAIATGADGLIIEVHPNPPCALCDGPQSLRPERFKSLMDELRLVAQAVQRTI, from the coding sequence ATGATTATTGTAATGAAGCAAAGTGCGACTGTAAAGGATATTGAAAACGTTGAAAACAGGCTGCTTGATTTAGGTTTTAAAACCCATCCCATTCACGGAGATATAAAAACGGTAATCGGAGCAATCGGTGATAAAAGGCTTCTGAATGTTCACGCTATATCCCAGATGCAAGGTGTAGAAACTCTTGTTCCAATTATGAAACCGTATAAACTTGCAAGCAATGAACTTCAACATACACCAACCGTTATAGACATCGGCGGTGTTAAAATAGGCGGTGAAGAAATTGTCGTTATGGCAGGACCCTGTGCCATAGAAAATGAAAAGGATTTTGTTGATACTGCTATAAGTGTAAAAAACAGTGGTGCTAAAATCCTTAGAGGCGGTGCCTTCAAGCCGAGAAGTTCTCCTTATGCATTTCAGGGACTTGAAGAAGACGGTCTCAAAATAATGGTTGCAGGTCGTGAGGCTACCGGTCTTAAAATGGTTACTGAGGTTGTGGATACCAGAGATGTAGAGCTTGTAAATAAATATACAGATATCTTCCAGATTGGCGCAAGAAATATGCAGAATTTCAGGCTATTAAGTGAGGTTGGAATGACCCGCAAACCTGTACTTTTGAAAAGAGGTCTGTCTGCCACTATTGAAGAATGGCTTATGGCTGCTGAATATATAATTGCAGAGGGAAATCATGAAGTTATTCTTTGCGAGCGAGGTATACGTACTTTTGAAACAATTACCAGAAATACCCTTGATTTAAGTGCAATTCCCGCAATAAAGGATGTTTCTCACCTTCCCGTTGTTGTTGACCCCAGTCATGCCACCGGTAATTGGAAGTATGTTCCTGCACTTGCAAAGGGAGCTATAGCTACCGGTGCAGACGGTCTTATAATTGAGGTTCACCCTAATCCCCCATGCGCATTGTGTGATGGTCCCCAATCACTAAGGCCGGAGAGATTCAAAAGTCTAATGGATGAATTGAGATTAGTGGCTCAAGCAGTACAAAGAACTATTTAA
- a CDS encoding Mur ligase family protein encodes MNLRKVLTIIISKLTIRILRLLKKGGTTLPGKVAFKLYPDILKSIAKDFEIIMVTGTNGKTTTSRIIEEILKNNNVDYITNKSGANLLSGITTTFIQAVSPLGKPKHKTALIESDEAAFNQVTKHLQPKSVVVTNFFRDQLDRYGELYSTLNAVKSGLDRLDEKTTLILNADDSMCASLGHKTEKLVFYYGFGEAASQQSSENINTDAMFCIFCKGKYQYKSHVYGHLGGFYCPECGYSRPVADLECIGIEEAGSNHTTIRWKCSKALDTDESEYTTQINLPGLYNVYNAMAAATCGLSLAYSHETVQKAVESFECGFGRMETINVGNKSIKLILVKNPTGFNQVLNFLTLDKQPLNIAFLINDKLADGTDISWLWDVDFEHLNTAGDRIVNLITSGIRGEDMAVRLKYSGLDTKKIRIIKDYHRVIDEGLKAVADGGCFYILPTYTAMLDIRGILKKKFNLKEFWK; translated from the coding sequence ATGAACTTAAGAAAAGTACTGACAATAATAATATCAAAATTAACCATAAGAATACTCAGATTACTGAAAAAAGGCGGCACGACCCTGCCCGGCAAGGTTGCGTTCAAATTATATCCGGATATTCTGAAATCAATAGCAAAAGACTTTGAAATAATCATGGTTACGGGAACTAACGGAAAGACAACAACTTCCAGAATTATTGAAGAAATTCTAAAAAATAATAATGTTGATTACATAACCAACAAATCGGGTGCAAACTTATTAAGCGGTATAACTACAACTTTTATACAGGCTGTTTCTCCCTTGGGAAAGCCAAAACATAAAACCGCCCTTATTGAAAGTGATGAGGCGGCATTTAATCAGGTTACAAAACATCTCCAACCAAAATCTGTAGTCGTTACTAATTTTTTCAGAGACCAGTTGGACCGTTACGGGGAACTATATTCTACATTAAATGCTGTTAAATCCGGTTTGGACAGGCTGGATGAAAAAACTACCCTTATACTCAATGCCGATGATTCAATGTGTGCGTCACTTGGTCACAAAACCGAAAAACTTGTATTTTACTATGGTTTCGGTGAAGCGGCAAGTCAACAGAGTTCTGAAAATATCAATACGGATGCCATGTTCTGTATTTTCTGCAAAGGGAAATATCAGTACAAAAGCCATGTATATGGCCATTTAGGCGGATTCTATTGCCCTGAATGCGGATATTCAAGACCCGTGGCAGACCTTGAATGTATTGGTATTGAAGAAGCCGGTAGCAACCATACAACCATCAGATGGAAATGTTCAAAAGCCTTGGACACCGACGAATCTGAGTATACTACTCAGATTAATCTTCCCGGTCTCTATAATGTATACAATGCAATGGCTGCCGCAACCTGTGGTCTTTCCCTTGCATATAGTCATGAAACAGTGCAGAAGGCTGTAGAATCCTTTGAATGCGGCTTCGGCAGAATGGAAACCATCAATGTTGGAAATAAATCAATAAAATTAATCCTTGTAAAAAATCCAACGGGATTTAATCAGGTACTTAACTTCCTGACCCTTGACAAGCAGCCCTTGAATATAGCCTTCCTTATTAATGACAAGCTGGCTGACGGGACAGATATTTCCTGGCTGTGGGATGTTGATTTTGAACATCTGAATACTGCAGGTGACAGAATCGTTAATCTTATAACCTCGGGTATTAGAGGTGAGGATATGGCTGTACGTCTTAAATACAGCGGCCTAGATACAAAGAAAATCAGAATAATAAAAGACTACCATAGGGTTATTGATGAGGGACTAAAAGCTGTTGCTGACGGAGGATGTTTTTATATCCTTCCTACTTACACAGCTATGTTGGATATCAGAGGTATTTTAAAGAAAAAGTTTAACTTAAAGGAGTTCTGGAAATAA
- the murA gene encoding UDP-N-acetylglucosamine 1-carboxyvinyltransferase: protein MTQSGGCELGPRPIDLHLKALRSLGAKIDDISGGYILCETDGLKGCEIYLDYPSVGATENTMIAAVYAQGDTIIRNAAKEPEIVDLQNFLQKIGAKVTGAGSGVIRIKGLEKKPNNVEHTVIPDRIITGTYMVAAAITGGNVTIKNIIPEHIISIASVLRDIGCQISIKRNDIQMNAGTRLDAVEVVRTLPYPGFPTDMQAQLMTLLSICKGTSIVIETIFESRYKHVDELLKMGANIRIDSRVAVIKGVDSLNGAQVAARDLRGGAALVLAGLAAKGETIITGLEHIDRGYYKIEDKLSALGAKIIRV from the coding sequence ATAACACAATCAGGTGGTTGTGAATTAGGCCCAAGACCTATTGATTTACATTTAAAAGCACTAAGAAGCCTTGGTGCAAAAATAGATGATATTAGCGGCGGTTACATATTATGCGAGACAGACGGACTGAAGGGTTGCGAAATTTACCTTGATTATCCAAGTGTAGGGGCGACGGAAAATACAATGATAGCTGCTGTTTATGCACAGGGTGACACTATTATCAGAAACGCAGCAAAAGAGCCCGAGATTGTAGATTTGCAGAATTTTCTTCAAAAAATAGGGGCAAAGGTTACCGGAGCAGGCTCAGGGGTTATAAGAATTAAAGGCCTTGAGAAAAAGCCCAATAATGTTGAGCATACTGTAATCCCAGACAGGATAATTACAGGTACATATATGGTTGCTGCTGCTATTACAGGCGGCAATGTAACAATAAAGAACATTATACCTGAACATATTATATCAATTGCATCGGTGTTAAGGGATATTGGCTGTCAGATTTCCATAAAAAGGAATGACATACAGATGAATGCCGGAACACGGCTAGATGCCGTTGAGGTAGTGCGTACATTGCCGTATCCGGGATTTCCGACGGATATGCAGGCACAGCTGATGACATTGCTTTCTATATGTAAGGGTACCAGCATTGTAATTGAGACAATATTTGAAAGCAGATATAAACATGTTGACGAACTCTTAAAGATGGGTGCAAACATCAGAATAGACAGTCGTGTAGCTGTCATAAAAGGTGTTGACAGCCTTAATGGAGCGCAGGTTGCAGCAAGAGATTTACGTGGAGGTGCGGCTTTGGTTCTTGCCGGATTAGCAGCAAAAGGAGAAACTATAATTACTGGTCTTGAGCATATTGACAGAGGCTACTATAAAATAGAAGATAAACTGTCTGCTTTAGGCGCAAAAATTATTAGGGTATAA